The sequence below is a genomic window from Pseudomonadota bacterium.
GAATGTCGGCACCATCGTCGAGGACCCGGTCCTAAAGGTGAAGCGCAAGCGCGGTCGCGAGATCGGCGAGATCGAAGAGCGGTTCATCCTGGGGCTGGAGCCCGGCGACACCTTCGCCTTCGCCGGTCAGATCTGGAGCCTGGAAGGCATCCGCGACATGGTCGTCATCGTCAGCCCCGCCAAGTCCGATCAGCCGCAGGTACCGGTCTATGGCGGCGGCAAGTTTCCGCCGACCACCAACGTCGCCGAACGGTTGCGCGCCGTCCTGGCCTCCAAAGACCGCCAGCGCGGACTACCCGCCGACGTCCGCAACTGGCTGGACATTCAGGCCTGGCGCTCGGTCCTGCCCAGGCCGGGTGACCTGCTGGTCGAATCGTTCCCGCGCGGCGGCAAGTTCTACATGGTCTGCTACCCCTTCGAAGGCCGGCCCGCGCACCAGACACTCGGCATGCTCTTGACCCGTCGCATGGACCGGCGTGGCCTCGGCCCGCTCGGCTTCATGTGCAACGACTACGCTCTCGCGATCTGGGGCCTGAAGCCGGTCGAAGCGGTTGATGCTCTGTTTGACGAGGACATGCTGGGCGACGATCTCGAGGAGTGGATGGCGGAGTCCAGCCTTCTCAAGCGCACCTTCCGCAATGTCGGGGTTGTCGCTGGGCTGATCGAACGGCGTCACCCAGGCAAAGAAAAAACCGGCCGGCAGGTGACCTTCAGCTCTGATTTGATCTATGACGTCTTGCGGCGCTACGAACCCGACCACGTCTTGCTGCAGGCGACATGGGCGGAGGCGGCCGGCGGGTTGCTCGACGTGCGCCGGCTGGGCGACATGCTGAAACGGATCAAGGGGCGGATCGTGGTTAAGGAGCTCGAACAGGTGTCGCCGCTCGCCGTTCCCATCATGCTGGAGATCAGTAAGCAGATGGTGCAGGGCGAGGCGATGGACGACCTGCTTGACGAGGTCGAGGCCGAACTGATCGACGACGCGACCCGGATGTTATGATCGTCAACGGGGTTACGTTGGAGGTCGATCTGTCGGGCGCCGTCTACTGGCCGGAGTACGGCGTGCTGGCGGTCGCTGACCTGCATTTTGAGAAAGGCACATCTTACGCGCCGCGCGCCGGCCTCTTCCTGCCCCCCTATGACAGCCGCGCCACACTCGAAGCGCTCGGCGACGTGATCGCGCGCCGCCAACCCGAGGTCGTGCTGTGCCTGGGCGATAGCTTTCACGATACCGATGCCGGTCGACGCCTGGACGACGACGATCGCACAAGCATCCAAAAACTGACGGGATCGCGCGACTGGATCTGGATCGCCGGCAACCACGATCCCGAACTGCCCGATGACATTGGCGGCAAACGTGTCGAGGAGATTGCGATCGGCCCGCTGCTGTTCCGCCACGAACCCCAGGCCAGCGGCGTCGCCGGCGAAATCGCGGGCCATTTGCATCCCTGCGCCACCGTCAGGGTGCGGGGCAAATCGCTGCGGCGACGCTGCTTCGCCAGCAATGGCGTCCGCACCGTTCTTCCGGCGTTCGGCGCCTATACCGGCGGCCTGGATGTCTTCGACGAGGCCTTTGCCGAGCTCTTTCCCGGCGGCTTCGACACCTGGCTGATCGGGCGCGAACGTGTTCGCAAGATCCCGGCGAGCAGGCTGCGCCAACCCGCGAAATCACAGACCCAAGGAGACGACGATGAGCAACCCGAAGCAGCTGTTTGACCTGTCAGGCCAGGTCGCCATCGTCACCGGCTCGACGCGCGGCATCGGCCGCGCGGCCGCTGAAGCCCTGGCGGCTCACGGCGCGCGCGTCGTGATCTCCAGCCGCAAGGAGGCGAGCTGTCTGGAGGTCGCCGAGACGCTGACGTCGATGGGTTACGAAGCGATGGCCGTGCCGTGCAATGTCAGCCATGCCGATCAACTGGAGTCGCTGGTCGAGACGACCCTGGGTGCGTGGGGGCGCATCGACACGCTGGTGTGCAACGCCGCGGCCAACCCGCATTACGGTCCGTTCCTGGATATCCCCGACGACATGTACGACAAGACCATGCTGGTCAATGTCCGCAACGTCATGAAGCTGTGCCGTTTGGTGATACCCGGGATGGCCGAGCGTGGCGACGGTTCCATTGTCATCGTGTCGTCGACCGGCGCGCTGCACGGCAGCGACTACCTGGGGACCTACTGCCTGACCAAGGCCGCGGACGTGCAGATGGTGAAGAACCTGGCCGTGGCCCACGGAGCGGATGGCATTCGCGCCAACGCCATTCTACCGGGCCTGGTGAAGACGCACTTCGCCAAGGCGCTTTGGGAAGACCCCGACAGCCTGGCCGCGGCGGAGAAGGCGACGGCATTGGGCCGTATCGGCGATCCCATCGACCTTGCCGGCATCGCCGTCTACCTTGCTGCGCCGGCCAGCCGATGGACCACCGGTCAGACCTTCGTCGTCGACGGCGGCTGGGCGATCACGGGCGAATAGAGAAGGGGCATCGAATGACTGTCAAAAGCAATCCCGACGACTGGTGGATGTCGACCGGCGACTACGCCAAACGCATGAAGGGCGTGACGCTGAACCTTCTGGTGCGCGAGGTCGAGCACTGCGTTCCCTTCCATACCGAAGTTCTGGGTGCCAAGGCCGAGTACGTTTGCGTCGACTTCGCGTCGTTCGCTTACGACGACACCACATGGATGCTGCATGCCGACCACACCTATGACGGCCACCCGCTCTTTCGCAGCCTGACCGCCGACCTGGACCGCGGCATCGGCTGCGAGATCCGTGTCCACGGCCGCGATCCAGACGAAGCCTGCGCCGCGGCCGATCGTCTGGGTTACAAGGTGCTCGAACCCGCGACGACGAAAGGCCACGGCACGCGCGAAGCCTTCATCTACGACCCCGAGGGTTACCTGTGGTGCGTCGACGTCGTGACCTGACAGGCTTGTCAAATGCGCCGAAGAGCGAAGTCGAAACCAAGTTGTAAATGAGACACCGCGAAGCGTGAAGCCTACACAAAGGTTGACGAAGGTCAGCGCGGCACCGGCTCAAGCCACCGCATATCGATCGATGACCCACAACCACGTGCCGTCATCCTGCCGGCGGGCGACCTCAGCAGTCACACTGCCGTCGGGAAGGTGGGTCGACGTCAATGCCAGATCTCCGCTGACGACGGCGGGGCTCTGCTCGCCGGCACTGAACTTCTCACCATTCGAGACGGCATCCGCGAACAACGTCCTGATTGCTTCTCTGCCGACCGCCAACCGCCCGTCACCGGGATCGAGGATGGCATTCGGTTCGTAGAGAGCGACCATGCCCTCGACATCACCTGCCCATTGGCGTGCGATCAGCAGACGCTCCAGGTCTTGCGGGTCCCGTGCCGGCTCGCGATCACTAGGATCAGTCATTCAACCAAACTCACTCAATCTGGATAGGCTGTTGCCTTCGCCGCATCACGTGCGGCCATGGTCGCGGTCCACGCCGACAGCTTGCCGCAGCCGCTGATGAGGTCACGGCCTTGGGGTGCCCGTTGGAAGTAGTCGAAGATCGGCCAAGCGTGAACATCGGCCAGGCTGACGTTGTCACCGGCAAGGTACGCCGATCGCTTTAGCTGACCATCCAGTATCGCCGTGACGATCGCCGCGGTTTTCATGCCGGCATCGACAAGCGCCGCATCGGTCTCGCCACCTTCCTGCGGTTTGGCGACCACCTCGACGAAAACATCCCAGACCAGGGCGCGATAGGCATAGCTGTCCAGAACGCCGATCGTCTGGGCCATCAACGCGCGGGTCGCAAGATCGCTCGGCGTCAGCGTGGGTCCGTCAATCGCTTCATCGACATAGCGGCAGATCGCGGCGGTCTCGTGGAGGTTGACGTCTCCGTGTTGAAACGCCGGGATGCGCGCGAAAGGATGGCGGTCCAGGTAGCCGTCCGGCGGGCCGTCCTCTGCGAAGATATCGATTTCTTCCAGGCGATAGTCGACGCCTTTTTCGGCGAGCGCCATCCGCGCGATGCGCGTGTAGACGCTATAGGTCGCGCCGAAGACGACGGGTCTGGGGTCAGAATCTGCCACGGTGACGTCCTTTGGTGTGTACGGCCAACCTAGCCCCTGCGGTCGGTCCGCTCAACGACGACCAAGCGCTTCATCTTCGACACGAATGCGCCACCACAACATCGCTGCGTTCAAGACCGTGAACACAAGGGCGATCTGCCAGGCGCCGAAGGCGAGCGGCAGCACCGCGATTTCAGCGGCGACAATCGCATAGTTCGGATGGCGCATGAAGCGGTAGGGACCACGAACCACGAGCGGCGCATCGGACAGCACAATGATGCGTGTCGACCAGCGCGGTCCCAGGCTTGCGAGGACCCAGACGCGCGCCGCCTGCAACAAAACAAAAGCGCCAAGCAGCCAGAAGTTCGGCGCGGTCGCCGGGTCGACAAAGACGAGCAGCGCGATCAGCCACAGAACATGGAGTGCAACAATCAGCGGGTAGTGGCTGCGACCGGCTTCATGGGCGCCGGCGGCCAGAAGCTGTTTTGTGTTGCGCGCCGATACGACGAGCTCGGCCAGCCGCTGCAGGACCACAAACGCAACGATAGCGTAGAGCCACATCAGGCCGCGTCGAGGGTTAGGAAACCGGCCGAAAAACCCGGCCCCAGCGACGACAGGAGACAACGGCCAGGTTTTCCCTGGTCCAGCGCGCGCGCCAGGACAAACAGAACCGTCGCCGCCGACATGTTGCCGTAGTCGCGCAAGGTCTCACGTGACAGCGCGAGGGCGTCGGGGCCGAGGTCGAGCGCGTCTTCCAACGCCGCGACAACCTTCGCGCCGCCTGGGTGACACAGGAACGCATCGATGTCGTCGAGGCCGATGGCCTGGTTGCTCAGATAGTCCTCGGTCACCCGGCGAAACTCCTGGCGCACCATCGCGGGGATATCGCGTGAGAACAGCACGCCGAAACCGTCGTCGACAATGTTCCAGCCCATGATGTCGAGCGATTGCGGCCAGGTGTGCTCGCCCCAATGGGTCATCGCCGCGCCATCGATATCCGTCGCAATAACGGCGGCGGCGGCGCCATCGCCGAAGAGGGCCGTGGCGATGAAGTTACTCTTGGAGCGGTCGAGGTGACGGAAGGTCAGGCCACACAGCTCGACACAAAGATAAAGGACGCGAGCTCCGGGGTGGGCGCGGGCCATCGCCGCGGCGCGCGACAGCCCGATCACCCCGCCGGCGCATCCCAAACCGAAGATCGGCAGCCGCATGACGTCGCGGCGGAACGGCATCGTTTCCATGAGCAGAGCGTCAAGGCTTGGCGTCGCGATGCCGGATGTCGAGACCACCACGATGATGTCGATATCGCCGGGCGTCAGTCCAGCCTGGTCCAAGCTCTGGGCAGCGGCCTCCTCAAGCAACGCGACGGCGTTCTCGATGTAGAGCGCATTGCGTTCGCCGAAGCTGTGCTCGTTTAAATACCATTCCAGCGGCACACAGGAGTATCGCCGCTCTATACCGGCATTCGGGTAGACGGCGAGCATCCGGTCGAGATCGCGGAAATCCGCGTGGAAAAGGCGCTCCCCCACCGTTCTCACGTCGTCTTGACTTAACACATGCCGGGGTACGGCGGTCGCCAGTGCGGCCAGCGTTGGATGAGACGGGTGATCGGTCGGCATCAGGTATCCTGGATAAGAACGGTCTATCACAGTTTACTCGCGGAAACCGGTGATCGGATGACTCAAACCGCGATCACATCGTGGTGCGCGCTTGCTTGCGTCGGGCCGGCTTGGTCCCCATAGTGCGCCCGAATCGCCCCGTGGAGACCCATGAGCGACATAAAAGGTACACACGACGACCCGCATCCGCCCAAGCGGAGCTTTTGGCTTAGATGCCGTAACTACTTCATCACCGGCATTATCGTCGTCGCGCCGATCACATTGACGATCTATCTGGTCTCGCTGGTCATCAACCTGATCGACGAGAAGATCGTTCCGCTGATCCCACTTCGCTACAACCCCGAGACCTATCTGCCGTTCGCCGTCCCGGGCATCGGCGTCGTCATCATGGTAATCGTGCTGACCCTCATCGGTTGGCTGACCACCGGGCTGGTCGGCCGCACGGTCGTTCGGGTCGGCGAGAACCTGCTCGATCGTATGCCGATCGTGCGCAGCATCTATTCGGCGCTGAAGCAGATCTTCGAGACCGTCTTCACCCAGAATTCGCGGGCGTTTCGAGACGTCGTGCTTATCCCGTACCCGCGGCAAGGCTGCTGGGCGATCGGGTTCGCTACCGGCACGACGAAGGGCGAGGTGCAGGACGCTATCCAGGACGAGGTCGTCAACGTTTTCCTGCCGACCACGCCGAACCCGACATCCGGCTATCTCCTGTTTCTGCCAAAGACGGACGTCATCTTCCTCAGCATGACCGTCGAGCAGGGTATCAAGCTCGTCATCTCCGGTGGCGTCGTGACACCTGAGATGGCCAAGGGCGCGGTCAAAGAACCGGTGCCGGTCAAGGGCGGCAACAGCCAAGCCGCAGACTGACACAGGCGACGCCGGACCTGCGTTTCCTGCTTTGGAAACGCGCGCGAAGATGTAAACTTTCCAAACACGGGTGCCGAGGCGCTGGCGAAGGTCGCGGCAAGGCGTGCGCATCGACCAGCGTCCTTGGATGATTGAATACATCATCAAGCAGGGAAGGGCAGGTCATGGACAACACGAAACTCACGTGGATGGTTGGCGAGGTGAAGGCCGGTCGCATGGACCGGCGTACGTTTGTCGGCCACGCCGGCGCCTTAGGCGTCACGGCCGCAGCCGCCACGACCTTGTTGTCGCACCACGGTGTCGCGGCAGAACCGAAAGCGGGTGGCACCGTATCGGTCGCGACCGAATACGCGGGCTCGGAGGAGACCTTCGACCCGACCAAGATGACGAACTCCACCGACATCCAACGTTCCTATCAGGTCTATGACCGAATCACGAACCTCGACCGTGACATGCAACTCGTACCAAACCTCGCCACAGAATGGGAGACCAACGCGGACGCCACGGAATGGACGTTCAAGCTGCGCAAAGGCGTCGAGTTTCACGACGGCAAGCCGTTCACCTCGGCCGACGTGATCTATTCGATTACCGAACACATCAAGGAAGGTTCGGAGTCACCGGCCAAGCCTTTGTTGGCGCCGATCGTCGATATGAAGGCGGATGGCGACCATGTGGTGAAGATCACGCTCAACTCGGGCGACGCTGATTTCCCGGTCATGCTGGGCTACGACTACCACACGTCGATCGTTGCCGAGGGATGGGTCGACGGCGACCCGGTCAACGGGACGGGCACCTATCGCCTGGTCGAGTTCTCGCCGGGACAGGAATCGGTCACCGAGAAGTTCACCAACTACTGGAACGCCGATGCCGGTCACGTCGATAGCTTCATCACCATGGGCATTCCCGATAACGTCGCGCGCTCGAACGCGCTCAGGACCGGCGATGTCGACATTATCCGCAACATCGAGCCTAAGGTCGCCAATCTGATGGAGCAGGACCCGGGCGTCGAAATCATCTCCTCGGCGTCTGGAGCGTGGTTCGCTTGGATCATGATGACGGACCGGGCGCCGACCGACGATGTCAACGTGCGCCTCGCGCTCAAGCATGCGGTCGATCGCCAGTACCTCGTCGACAACGTCCTCCTCGGTCACGGCCAGGTGGCAAACGATTTTCCGGTCAACCCCGGCCTGCCGACCTATTGTCGCGATATCCCGCAGCACGACTTCGACCCCGATAAGGCGAAGTTCTATTGGGATAAGTCGGGCCTGTCCTCGATCGAACTCAATGTCTCGAACGCGGCCAACTCGAACGCAATCGATTGCAGTCTGGTCTTGCAGGAGCAGGCCAAACAGGCGGGCGTCACGATCGACATCAACCGCGTGCCAGACGACGGTTACTGGAGCCATACCTGGATGCAGGTACCGCTCTGCGTGACCGGATGGAATTCGCGCCCGACCGCCGACTTGATCTTAACGATCGCACATCAGTGCGGGGGTTCGTGGAACGAGACCGGGTGGTGCAACGAACGGTTTGACGAACTGCTCGCCATGGGCCGCGTCGAAACCGATCCGGAGAGGCGCCTGGAGATCTATTGTGAGGCCTGCACGCTGCTGCATGACGACGGTGGTTCGTTCATTCCGTTTTTCACCAACGACATCAACGGTATCACCAAACGCATTCAGAACTTCCACGGCAGCCCGGCCAACCAGATGGGCGCCGGCTGGCCCTATCAGGAGACCTGGATCGACGACAGCCAAGCCTAACCGGATCGAAGCAAGCGCACGGCGGAGTCACGCTCGAACAGATAGAGCAGGACCCGCAGTGCCTTGCCGCGGTCGCTGGCAAGCTCCGGGTCGCGGTCCAGGATAAGACGCGCATCGTCGCGGGCCGCGGCCAGCAGCTCTGCCTGTTCGATCACGTCGGCCAGACGGAACTCGGGAAAACCGCTTTGCCGTGTCCCCAGCAGTTCGCCGGCGCCGCGCAGGCGCAGGTCCTCCTCGGCGATGACAAAGCCGTCTTCAGTCTCGCGCAGAATGTTGATGCGCGCCTTTGCCGTTACCCCGAGCGGCGCGGCATAAAGCAGCAGGCAGGCCGACGCTTTGGTGCCGCGACCGACACGGCCCCGCAATTGATGTAGTTGGGCAAGGCCGAACCGTTCGGCGTGCTCAATCACCATGATGGTGGCGTTGGGCACGTCGACGCCGACCTCGATCACCGTGGTCGCGACCAGGACCTTGATCGCGCCGTCGACGAAACGCTCCATGACCGCGTCCTTCTCGGGACCTTTCATGCGGCCGTGCACGAGGCCGACCTTGTCGCCGAACAGCCGTTCCAGGGACGCATAGCGTTCTTCGGCGGCGGCCAGATCGCCGGTCTCGGACTCCTCGACCAGGGGGCAGATCCAGTAAACTTGGGCGCCGTCATCGATGACGCGGCGTACCCGTGTGATGACGTCATCAAGCCGCTCCAGCGGCATGGCGCGTGTCGCGATCGGCTGGCGGCCTGCCGGTTTCTCCGTCAGCCGCGACACATCGAGATCGCCGAACGCGGTCATTTGCAGGGTGCGCGGGATCGGCGTCGCGGTCATGACCAGCACGTGCACGCCGCGCCCCTTGCCGGTCAGCATAAGGCGCTGATGCACGCCGAACCGGTGCTGCTCGTCGATTACCGCGAGGCCGAGGTCACGGTACTCGACATCGTCCTGGAACAGGGCGTGCGTGCCGATGGCGATCGATGCCGAGCCGTCGGCCAACGCCAAGAGTTTCTCGCTGCGTTTCTTGCCCTTGTCGCGACCGGTCAAGAGCACGGTCTTCAGGCCTAGGGGCGCGATCAAGGTGCCGATCGTCGCGGCGTGCTGGCGCGCCAGGATTTCGGTCGGCGCCAGCAGGACCGCCTGGCAACCGGCCTCGATCGCGATCAGCATGGCCATCAAGGCAACGACCGTCTTGCCGCTGCCGACATCGCCCTGCAGCAGACGAAGCATGCGTTCTTCGCTCGCCATGTCGGCGGCGATTTCGTTGAGCGACGTCTGTTGCGAGCCCGTCAGAGAAAACGGCAGCTTCGCCAGCGCCTTCTCACGCAGTTGGCCGTCGCCGTGAAGCGGCCGCCCGCGCGCCTTCTTTTGCGACGCCCGGACCAGCGCCAGCGCGAGCTGGTTGGCGAGAAGTTCATCGAAGGCGAGGCGGCGCCTACACAAGGCCTGCGGATTCAGATCATGGCGGTCACGCGGATGGTGGGCCGCCAGCAAGGCTTCTTGCCAAGGCGGCCAGGCCTGTTTGGCCGCATAGGCCGGGTCCTGCCACTCTGGAAGCTCGGGCGCCATGTCGAGTGCGGCGCGCATGGCTTTGGCCAGCGTTTTTGGCGTCAGGCCCTCGGTCAACGGATAGACCGGCTCGACCCGGGCCAGTTCGGCAAACTCCTCCTCGGTCCCAATGTGGTCGGGATGCACCATCTGAAGACGGTCGCCATAACGCTCCAGCTTGCCGCTCACGATCCTTAGCTCACCGGTCGGCAGTGTTCGCTTCAGGTAGTCTTCCTTGGCGTGAAAGAAGACCAGCATGAGGGAACCCGTATCGTCGGTGCAGATGATGCGGTAGGGCTGGCGGCGGTTGCGCCGCGGCTGGTGCTCGCCGACCGTCAGCCGCAAGGTGACGATCTGGCCGGGCTCCGCGTCGCGGATATCCGGAGCGTGACGCCGGTCGACCATGCCGGTGGGCAGCAGCCACAGCAAGTCGACGACCCGTTCGCCCGCAACCCGCTCGACCAGCTTGGCAAGCCGGGGCCCAATGCCGGGCAGGCCGGTGACCGGCATGAAGACGGGAAACAGGATCTCCGGGCGCATGCCGCCAGTCTAATGCGTTACGCAGAATCGGTACCAGCCCGCTCCCCCGCCACCGGGGCAAAACGCCGAGAGGCGTTTTCGCCGAGACCACCCCGAGGATACTGCCATGGGTGGTCGGGTGGGGGAGCGGGCCGGCGATGCAGCTAAGAAAGCAACAGGCAACGCCGGGTGACATCCGGCGAACGACGCGATAGATGGACAGCCATCAACAGGACCTTAGCAATGGCCGAAGCTGATCAGACCGACCTCGA
It includes:
- a CDS encoding isoprenylcysteine carboxylmethyltransferase family protein, which produces MWLYAIVAFVVLQRLAELVVSARNTKQLLAAGAHEAGRSHYPLIVALHVLWLIALLVFVDPATAPNFWLLGAFVLLQAARVWVLASLGPRWSTRIIVLSDAPLVVRGPYRFMRHPNYAIVAAEIAVLPLAFGAWQIALVFTVLNAAMLWWRIRVEDEALGRR
- a CDS encoding VOC family protein, which encodes MTVKSNPDDWWMSTGDYAKRMKGVTLNLLVREVEHCVPFHTEVLGAKAEYVCVDFASFAYDDTTWMLHADHTYDGHPLFRSLTADLDRGIGCEIRVHGRDPDEACAAADRLGYKVLEPATTKGHGTREAFIYDPEGYLWCVDVVT
- a CDS encoding ABC transporter substrate-binding protein, which codes for MDNTKLTWMVGEVKAGRMDRRTFVGHAGALGVTAAAATTLLSHHGVAAEPKAGGTVSVATEYAGSEETFDPTKMTNSTDIQRSYQVYDRITNLDRDMQLVPNLATEWETNADATEWTFKLRKGVEFHDGKPFTSADVIYSITEHIKEGSESPAKPLLAPIVDMKADGDHVVKITLNSGDADFPVMLGYDYHTSIVAEGWVDGDPVNGTGTYRLVEFSPGQESVTEKFTNYWNADAGHVDSFITMGIPDNVARSNALRTGDVDIIRNIEPKVANLMEQDPGVEIISSASGAWFAWIMMTDRAPTDDVNVRLALKHAVDRQYLVDNVLLGHGQVANDFPVNPGLPTYCRDIPQHDFDPDKAKFYWDKSGLSSIELNVSNAANSNAIDCSLVLQEQAKQAGVTIDINRVPDDGYWSHTWMQVPLCVTGWNSRPTADLILTIAHQCGGSWNETGWCNERFDELLAMGRVETDPERRLEIYCEACTLLHDDGGSFIPFFTNDINGITKRIQNFHGSPANQMGAGWPYQETWIDDSQA
- a CDS encoding 3-oxoacyl-[acyl-carrier-protein] synthase III C-terminal domain-containing protein; this translates as MPTDHPSHPTLAALATAVPRHVLSQDDVRTVGERLFHADFRDLDRMLAVYPNAGIERRYSCVPLEWYLNEHSFGERNALYIENAVALLEEAAAQSLDQAGLTPGDIDIIVVVSTSGIATPSLDALLMETMPFRRDVMRLPIFGLGCAGGVIGLSRAAAMARAHPGARVLYLCVELCGLTFRHLDRSKSNFIATALFGDGAAAAVIATDIDGAAMTHWGEHTWPQSLDIMGWNIVDDGFGVLFSRDIPAMVRQEFRRVTEDYLSNQAIGLDDIDAFLCHPGGAKVVAALEDALDLGPDALALSRETLRDYGNMSAATVLFVLARALDQGKPGRCLLSSLGPGFSAGFLTLDAA
- a CDS encoding nuclear transport factor 2 family protein, with product MTDPSDREPARDPQDLERLLIARQWAGDVEGMVALYEPNAILDPGDGRLAVGREAIRTLFADAVSNGEKFSAGEQSPAVVSGDLALTSTHLPDGSVTAEVARRQDDGTWLWVIDRYAVA
- a CDS encoding glutathione S-transferase family protein — translated: MADSDPRPVVFGATYSVYTRIARMALAEKGVDYRLEEIDIFAEDGPPDGYLDRHPFARIPAFQHGDVNLHETAAICRYVDEAIDGPTLTPSDLATRALMAQTIGVLDSYAYRALVWDVFVEVVAKPQEGGETDAALVDAGMKTAAIVTAILDGQLKRSAYLAGDNVSLADVHAWPIFDYFQRAPQGRDLISGCGKLSAWTATMAARDAAKATAYPD
- the recG gene encoding ATP-dependent DNA helicase RecG; the encoded protein is MRPEILFPVFMPVTGLPGIGPRLAKLVERVAGERVVDLLWLLPTGMVDRRHAPDIRDAEPGQIVTLRLTVGEHQPRRNRRQPYRIICTDDTGSLMLVFFHAKEDYLKRTLPTGELRIVSGKLERYGDRLQMVHPDHIGTEEEFAELARVEPVYPLTEGLTPKTLAKAMRAALDMAPELPEWQDPAYAAKQAWPPWQEALLAAHHPRDRHDLNPQALCRRRLAFDELLANQLALALVRASQKKARGRPLHGDGQLREKALAKLPFSLTGSQQTSLNEIAADMASEERMLRLLQGDVGSGKTVVALMAMLIAIEAGCQAVLLAPTEILARQHAATIGTLIAPLGLKTVLLTGRDKGKKRSEKLLALADGSASIAIGTHALFQDDVEYRDLGLAVIDEQHRFGVHQRLMLTGKGRGVHVLVMTATPIPRTLQMTAFGDLDVSRLTEKPAGRQPIATRAMPLERLDDVITRVRRVIDDGAQVYWICPLVEESETGDLAAAEERYASLERLFGDKVGLVHGRMKGPEKDAVMERFVDGAIKVLVATTVIEVGVDVPNATIMVIEHAERFGLAQLHQLRGRVGRGTKASACLLLYAAPLGVTAKARINILRETEDGFVIAEEDLRLRGAGELLGTRQSGFPEFRLADVIEQAELLAAARDDARLILDRDPELASDRGKALRVLLYLFERDSAVRLLRSG
- the pdeM gene encoding ligase-associated DNA damage response endonuclease PdeM gives rise to the protein MIVNGVTLEVDLSGAVYWPEYGVLAVADLHFEKGTSYAPRAGLFLPPYDSRATLEALGDVIARRQPEVVLCLGDSFHDTDAGRRLDDDDRTSIQKLTGSRDWIWIAGNHDPELPDDIGGKRVEEIAIGPLLFRHEPQASGVAGEIAGHLHPCATVRVRGKSLRRRCFASNGVRTVLPAFGAYTGGLDVFDEAFAELFPGGFDTWLIGRERVRKIPASRLRQPAKSQTQGDDDEQPEAAV
- a CDS encoding SDR family oxidoreductase; amino-acid sequence: MSNPKQLFDLSGQVAIVTGSTRGIGRAAAEALAAHGARVVISSRKEASCLEVAETLTSMGYEAMAVPCNVSHADQLESLVETTLGAWGRIDTLVCNAAANPHYGPFLDIPDDMYDKTMLVNVRNVMKLCRLVIPGMAERGDGSIVIVSSTGALHGSDYLGTYCLTKAADVQMVKNLAVAHGADGIRANAILPGLVKTHFAKALWEDPDSLAAAEKATALGRIGDPIDLAGIAVYLAAPASRWTTGQTFVVDGGWAITGE
- a CDS encoding DUF502 domain-containing protein, producing MSDIKGTHDDPHPPKRSFWLRCRNYFITGIIVVAPITLTIYLVSLVINLIDEKIVPLIPLRYNPETYLPFAVPGIGVVIMVIVLTLIGWLTTGLVGRTVVRVGENLLDRMPIVRSIYSALKQIFETVFTQNSRAFRDVVLIPYPRQGCWAIGFATGTTKGEVQDAIQDEVVNVFLPTTPNPTSGYLLFLPKTDVIFLSMTVEQGIKLVISGGVVTPEMAKGAVKEPVPVKGGNSQAAD